A single region of the Streptomyces vilmorinianum genome encodes:
- a CDS encoding potassium channel family protein — protein MTWLSMLVGAVLVLFILRDVFHTLWHPTRHGGLSRLVMMSMWRLSMRLGVRRRPAGLVGPLGMVTVVAVWALTVAVGWALIYWPHMPERFSYATGLVPSEHAGPVDALYISLVTLATLGLGDIAPASGWLRVFAPMEALVGFVLLSATVSWILGIYPALARRRALALRLSHVRRSRAGAEALDSDGGAALLDGLASAVSVATVDFMQYAESYYFYDGDENTSLAEQLGYTAGLAGQAARARHPDVRLSASVLRTALDDLAVVLDERFLRTEGGPDQVFAAYASDHGRARSSGPSESGGPDGPRRGGGRG, from the coding sequence ATGACGTGGCTTTCGATGCTGGTGGGCGCTGTCCTGGTCCTGTTCATCCTGCGGGACGTGTTCCACACGCTCTGGCACCCGACCCGGCACGGCGGTCTGAGCCGGCTCGTGATGATGTCGATGTGGCGGCTGTCGATGCGTCTCGGCGTGCGGCGGCGCCCCGCAGGACTGGTGGGCCCGCTGGGCATGGTGACGGTCGTCGCCGTCTGGGCGCTGACCGTCGCGGTGGGATGGGCGCTCATCTACTGGCCCCACATGCCGGAGCGGTTCTCGTACGCGACGGGGCTCGTCCCGTCCGAGCACGCGGGCCCGGTGGACGCGCTGTACATCTCGCTGGTCACCCTCGCCACGCTCGGTCTGGGAGACATCGCGCCCGCCTCGGGGTGGCTGCGGGTGTTCGCTCCGATGGAGGCCCTGGTGGGCTTCGTCCTGCTGTCGGCGACCGTGTCGTGGATCCTCGGCATCTACCCGGCACTGGCCCGCCGCCGAGCGCTGGCGCTGCGTCTGTCCCACGTGCGGCGCAGCCGGGCCGGCGCCGAGGCGCTGGACTCGGACGGCGGTGCGGCGCTCCTGGACGGTCTCGCCTCGGCCGTCTCGGTCGCCACCGTCGACTTCATGCAGTACGCGGAGTCGTACTACTTCTACGACGGTGACGAGAACACGTCCCTGGCCGAGCAGCTCGGCTACACGGCCGGCCTCGCGGGACAGGCCGCGCGTGCGCGTCACCCGGATGTCCGGCTCTCCGCGTCGGTGCTGCGTACCGCGCTGGACGATCTGGCCGTCGTCCTCGACGAGCGCTTTCTGCGGACCGAAGGGGGCCCCGACCAGGTCTTCGCGGCGTACGCGAGCGACCACGGGCGGGCCCGGAGCTCCGGTCCGTCGGAGTCCGGGGGGCCGGACGGCCCTCGCCGGGGCGGTGGAAGGGGGTGA
- a CDS encoding DUF4389 domain-containing protein, with protein sequence MDQPRTPSPYSYPPVAVTAELDTPLSRWLWLVKWVLLIPHWFVLLFLWIAFFVITVIAFFAVLFTERYPRGLFDFNLGVLRWSWRVSYYGYSALATDRYPPFSLGPEPDYPARLDIAYPERLSRSLVLVKWWLLAIPHYLVIAFFTGGSRAAWWGGGLIMLLAVIAAFALAFTGTYPRDLFVLLIGLNRWVLRVAAYAGLMTDAYPPFRLDQGGTETATETPGPDRPAKPWGPGSVA encoded by the coding sequence ATGGATCAACCCCGTACCCCGTCCCCGTACTCGTACCCTCCGGTCGCGGTGACGGCCGAACTCGACACCCCGCTGTCCCGCTGGCTGTGGCTGGTCAAGTGGGTTCTGCTCATCCCGCACTGGTTCGTGCTGTTGTTCCTCTGGATCGCGTTCTTCGTCATCACCGTGATCGCGTTCTTCGCCGTCCTGTTCACCGAGCGCTACCCGCGGGGCCTGTTCGACTTCAACCTCGGCGTGCTGCGCTGGTCGTGGCGCGTCTCGTACTACGGGTACAGCGCTCTGGCCACCGACCGCTACCCGCCGTTCAGTCTGGGACCGGAACCCGACTACCCGGCGCGGCTGGACATCGCCTACCCGGAGCGGCTCTCGCGCTCGCTCGTCCTCGTCAAGTGGTGGCTGCTCGCGATCCCTCACTACCTCGTGATCGCCTTCTTCACGGGCGGGTCACGGGCCGCCTGGTGGGGCGGCGGTCTGATCATGCTGCTCGCGGTCATCGCGGCCTTCGCGCTCGCCTTCACCGGCACGTATCCGCGTGACCTGTTCGTCCTGCTGATCGGCCTGAACCGCTGGGTGCTGCGGGTCGCCGCCTACGCGGGCCTGATGACGGACGCCTACCCGCCCTTCCGGCTCGACCAGGGCGGTACGGAGACGGCCACGGAGACACCCGGCCCGGACCGGCCGGCGAAACCGTGGGGGCCCGGTTCCGTGGCGTGA
- a CDS encoding Rv1733c family protein: MIHHDPSGPESTPSGTKPTGRAAPILVTVIALLCGALAGWMVWKAGVAADRELATHRHQVTATTTERAKAPATTARYGAEPRSTAPAVWEYPDQVGRSGTIQVPPRTPEGHALTIWVDDSGEPARAPGGAGERTFASLSGGIVATGAVAAVGIGALALVRRRTEARSLAAWEREWEVVEPVWSGRLPRGSGPGTGDD; encoded by the coding sequence ATGATCCACCACGATCCATCGGGGCCCGAGTCCACCCCGTCCGGGACGAAGCCCACCGGACGAGCCGCCCCGATCCTCGTCACCGTGATCGCTCTGCTCTGCGGAGCACTCGCGGGCTGGATGGTGTGGAAGGCGGGCGTCGCGGCCGACCGTGAACTCGCCACCCACCGCCACCAGGTGACGGCGACCACCACCGAGCGGGCCAAGGCCCCGGCCACCACCGCCCGGTACGGCGCGGAGCCGCGGTCCACCGCGCCGGCCGTGTGGGAGTACCCCGACCAGGTCGGCCGGTCCGGCACGATCCAGGTGCCGCCCCGGACGCCCGAGGGTCACGCCCTGACGATCTGGGTGGACGACTCCGGCGAGCCCGCCCGCGCCCCGGGCGGCGCCGGCGAGCGCACGTTCGCCTCGCTCTCGGGCGGCATCGTGGCGACCGGCGCCGTGGCGGCGGTCGGCATCGGCGCCCTCGCCCTCGTACGACGGCGGACCGAGGCACGCAGCCTCGCGGCCTGGGAACGCGAGTGGGAAGTGGTGGAACCGGTGTGGTCCGGCCGGCTGCCCCGGGGCAGCGGCCCGGGGACGGGCGATGACTGA
- the ppsA gene encoding phosphoenolpyruvate synthase has protein sequence MAPLRRVVPFTELGRRDVGRVGGKNASLGEMTAQLGAAGVRVPPGFATTADAYDEVLAGHGLRARIEEQIGRLHDGAPLDEVGAAIRSSMLAAPLPEALGAEIVAAYEDLARACGRENPEVAVRSSATAEDLPEASFAGQQESYLNVRGPGRLLDACRRCYASLFTDRAIDYRERMGFDHLTVALSVGVQLMVRADLAGAGVIFTLDPESGFPDVIVVSAAWGLGETVVSGRVDPDEYTVFKPSMKDPALNPVIDVRVGSKRLKTVYADAGLTRTIDTPDAERNRRVLDDTEIRTLAGWAAAVEKHYGCPMDLEWAKDGLTGELSIVQARPETVQSRRRTTTLRRCRLTAVPAAPLVDGIAVGEAIGRGPVVALDTPVDLDRFPPGGVLVTGITDPDWEPVMKRASAIVTDHGGRTSHAAIVSRELGVPAVVGTGDATRVLPGVREVTVSCAEGERGRVYEGLLSYEESETDLETLPTTRTRVMLNLADPSAAFRWWRLPADGVGLARLEFIVAHQVKVHPMALLHPSRLDAPDRLLIERLTEGYLDRGAYFVDRLAHGIARLAASRWPAPVVVRTSDFKTNEYAKLLGGRPFEPDEANPMIGWRGASRYYSEGYREGFALECRALRRVRDEMGLTNVVVMIPFCRTLGEADRVLEVMAREGLERGRNGLRVYVMAEIPANIILAEEFAERFDGFSIGSNDLTQLTLGVDRDAEALADIFDEADPAVTRSIRTLVDRGHTAGRPVGLCGQRPSDDPAFTEFLVSAGVDSVSVAPDSFATVKQHVAHAETHLRSTS, from the coding sequence ATGGCACCTCTTCGACGCGTCGTACCGTTCACGGAACTCGGCCGACGGGACGTCGGCCGTGTGGGAGGCAAGAACGCCTCCCTGGGCGAGATGACCGCACAGCTCGGCGCCGCCGGGGTGCGGGTGCCCCCCGGCTTCGCCACGACGGCGGACGCGTACGACGAGGTGCTCGCCGGCCACGGGCTGCGCGCGCGGATCGAGGAGCAGATCGGGCGGCTGCACGACGGGGCCCCCTTGGACGAGGTCGGCGCCGCCATCCGGTCGTCGATGCTCGCCGCACCGCTGCCCGAGGCACTGGGCGCCGAGATCGTCGCCGCGTACGAGGATCTCGCGCGGGCGTGCGGGCGGGAGAACCCCGAGGTCGCCGTGCGCAGCAGCGCCACGGCCGAGGACCTCCCCGAGGCCAGCTTCGCCGGGCAGCAGGAGTCGTATCTGAACGTCCGCGGCCCCGGCCGGCTCCTCGACGCCTGCAGGCGCTGCTACGCGTCCCTCTTCACCGACCGGGCCATCGACTACCGCGAGCGCATGGGCTTCGACCACCTCACGGTCGCCCTCTCCGTCGGCGTCCAGCTCATGGTCCGCGCGGACCTGGCCGGAGCCGGCGTGATCTTCACCCTGGACCCCGAGAGCGGCTTTCCCGACGTGATCGTGGTGAGCGCCGCCTGGGGACTGGGGGAGACCGTCGTCAGCGGCCGGGTGGACCCCGACGAGTACACCGTCTTCAAGCCGAGCATGAAGGACCCGGCCCTGAACCCCGTGATCGACGTCCGGGTCGGCAGCAAGCGGCTCAAGACCGTGTACGCGGACGCCGGCCTGACCCGCACGATCGACACCCCGGACGCCGAGCGGAACCGACGCGTGCTCGACGACACCGAGATACGGACCCTCGCCGGGTGGGCGGCGGCCGTCGAGAAGCACTACGGCTGCCCCATGGACCTCGAGTGGGCCAAGGACGGCCTCACCGGCGAACTCTCGATCGTCCAGGCCCGCCCCGAGACCGTCCAGTCGCGCCGCCGCACCACCACGCTGCGCCGTTGCCGTCTGACCGCCGTGCCGGCGGCGCCGCTCGTCGACGGCATCGCCGTGGGCGAGGCCATCGGCCGCGGCCCCGTCGTCGCCCTCGACACCCCTGTCGATCTCGACCGTTTCCCGCCCGGCGGCGTCCTGGTCACCGGCATCACCGACCCCGACTGGGAACCGGTCATGAAGCGGGCCTCCGCGATCGTCACCGACCACGGCGGACGCACCTCGCACGCGGCGATCGTCAGCCGCGAACTCGGCGTCCCCGCCGTCGTCGGCACCGGCGACGCCACGCGCGTCCTGCCGGGTGTCCGCGAGGTGACCGTCTCCTGCGCCGAGGGAGAACGCGGCCGTGTGTACGAGGGGCTGCTCTCCTACGAGGAGTCCGAGACGGACCTGGAGACCCTGCCCACCACCCGGACCCGCGTCATGCTCAACCTGGCCGACCCTTCCGCCGCCTTCCGCTGGTGGCGGCTCCCCGCCGACGGAGTGGGCCTCGCCCGGCTGGAGTTCATCGTCGCCCACCAGGTGAAGGTCCACCCGATGGCGCTGCTGCACCCGTCGCGCCTCGACGCGCCGGACCGGCTCCTGATCGAGCGGCTCACCGAGGGGTACCTCGACCGGGGCGCCTACTTCGTCGACCGGCTGGCCCACGGCATCGCCCGGCTCGCGGCCTCGCGCTGGCCCGCCCCCGTCGTCGTACGGACCAGCGACTTCAAGACCAACGAGTACGCGAAGCTGCTCGGCGGCCGGCCCTTCGAGCCGGACGAGGCGAACCCGATGATCGGCTGGCGCGGAGCGAGCCGCTACTACAGCGAGGGCTACCGCGAGGGATTCGCCCTCGAATGCCGGGCGTTGCGGCGGGTGCGCGACGAGATGGGCCTGACCAACGTCGTCGTCATGATCCCCTTCTGCCGCACTCTCGGCGAGGCCGACCGGGTGCTCGAGGTCATGGCGCGGGAGGGACTGGAACGCGGCCGGAACGGTCTGCGGGTGTACGTCATGGCGGAGATACCGGCCAACATCATCCTGGCCGAGGAGTTCGCCGAGCGCTTCGACGGGTTCTCCATCGGCAGCAACGACCTGACCCAGCTGACCCTCGGCGTCGACCGCGACGCGGAGGCTCTCGCCGACATCTTCGACGAGGCCGACCCGGCGGTCACCCGCAGCATCCGGACCCTCGTCGACCGGGGCCACACCGCGGGCAGGCCCGTGGGCCTGTGCGGGCAACGCCCCAGCGACGACCCCGCCTTCACCGAGTTCCTGGTGAGCGCCGGCGTCGACTCGGTCTCGGTGGCCCCCGACAGTTTCGCCACGGTGAAACAGCACGTGGCGCACGCCGAAACACATCTGAGGAGCACGTCATGA
- a CDS encoding ABC transporter ATP-binding protein: MSDGTRAAGPPRTGRGADEPAIALHGLTKRYGSVVGIETLSLTVGAGEVFGFLGPNGAGKTTTLRCLTGLLRPTAGQVRVLGLDPVADHPRLAPALGYLPGELRLYPELTGAQTLDLLTALQGAPSPRRGELCARLELSDRDLRRPVQGYSRGMKQKLGLVQALQHDPRLVVLDEPTEGLDPLVQETFYELMAEAAGAGRTVLLSSHVLPEVQRACGRVAIVREGRLVTVERVAALREARARRIRVTLEGDDRGGRPRSLGHADRWSPRWEGDRAELLVPPSEVIATLRGLLALPVVDITVEEAGLDEAFLDLYRARDPAPSRARDPAPDPDPAPGEPP; encoded by the coding sequence GTGAGCGACGGGACGCGCGCCGCCGGGCCGCCCCGGACCGGACGCGGGGCCGACGAGCCCGCCATCGCTCTGCACGGCCTCACCAAGCGGTACGGATCGGTCGTCGGGATCGAGACCCTGTCGCTGACCGTGGGCGCCGGCGAGGTCTTCGGCTTCCTCGGCCCCAACGGGGCGGGAAAGACGACGACGCTCCGCTGCCTCACCGGGCTCCTCAGGCCCACCGCCGGCCAGGTGCGCGTCCTCGGCCTCGACCCCGTCGCCGACCACCCGAGGCTCGCGCCCGCGCTCGGCTATCTGCCCGGAGAGCTCCGGCTCTACCCCGAACTCACCGGCGCGCAGACACTCGACCTGCTCACCGCGCTGCAGGGGGCGCCGTCACCCCGCAGAGGGGAGCTGTGCGCCCGCCTCGAGCTCTCCGACAGAGACCTGCGCCGCCCCGTCCAGGGTTACTCCCGGGGGATGAAGCAGAAGCTCGGGCTCGTCCAGGCGCTGCAGCACGACCCCCGCCTCGTCGTGCTCGACGAACCGACCGAGGGTCTCGACCCCCTGGTCCAGGAGACGTTCTACGAGCTGATGGCGGAGGCGGCAGGGGCCGGGCGCACGGTGCTGCTCTCCAGCCACGTCCTGCCCGAAGTGCAGCGCGCCTGCGGCCGGGTGGCCATCGTCCGCGAGGGGCGGCTCGTCACCGTGGAGCGGGTCGCCGCGCTGCGCGAGGCCAGGGCCCGCAGGATCCGCGTCACGCTCGAAGGCGACGACCGGGGCGGCCGCCCACGGTCCCTCGGGCACGCGGACCGCTGGAGCCCGCGCTGGGAGGGCGACCGGGCCGAACTGCTGGTACCGCCGAGCGAGGTGATCGCCACGCTGCGTGGACTGCTGGCCCTCCCGGTCGTCGACATCACGGTGGAGGAGGCCGGCCTCGACGAGGCGTTCCTCGACCTCTACCGTGCCCGCGACCCCGCCCCCAGCCGTGCCCGCGACCCCGCCCCCGATCCCGACCCCGCCCCCGGAGAACCGCCGTGA
- a CDS encoding universal stress protein, producing the protein MTSDIPARPELGNVIVGVDGSPSARTAALWAAAEADRRGRPLHLVHAADTDRRAILANAETIQAVREVARELLSATAGAVRERFPGLVVTKELSRQEPVAGLLAAAGRRGTIVVGSRGHGGFAALMLGSVGLGVAARAKVPVIIVRGDSDRPETGSVTAAVHGASDLGWLLVAAAEADARKASLRVVSVWNLLTHVGDVATMLDDLDEIARQRVHEVKALADHVREVYPDLIIGHHVETGTSTPGILVEASAHTDLLVMGSEHRALGVGPSLGRVAHTLLHHSHCPVEIIPPAFVARDAET; encoded by the coding sequence ATGACCAGCGACATCCCCGCCCGGCCGGAGTTGGGCAACGTCATCGTCGGGGTCGACGGATCGCCGTCCGCGAGGACGGCCGCCCTGTGGGCCGCCGCCGAGGCGGACCGACGAGGCCGCCCGCTGCACCTCGTCCACGCCGCCGACACCGACCGCCGGGCCATCCTGGCCAACGCCGAGACGATCCAGGCGGTACGGGAGGTGGCCCGCGAGCTCCTGAGCGCCACGGCGGGCGCGGTCCGGGAACGCTTCCCCGGCCTCGTCGTCACCAAGGAGCTGAGCCGCCAGGAGCCCGTGGCCGGCCTGCTGGCCGCCGCCGGCCGCCGCGGCACGATCGTGGTGGGCAGCAGGGGCCACGGCGGGTTCGCCGCCCTCATGCTCGGCTCGGTCGGGCTCGGCGTGGCGGCACGGGCCAAGGTTCCCGTGATCATCGTACGAGGGGACAGCGACCGCCCGGAGACGGGCTCGGTGACCGCGGCCGTGCACGGCGCCTCGGACCTGGGCTGGCTGCTCGTGGCGGCGGCAGAGGCCGACGCCCGCAAGGCATCGCTGCGGGTGGTCAGCGTCTGGAACCTGCTCACGCACGTCGGCGACGTCGCGACCATGCTCGACGACCTCGACGAGATCGCGCGCCAGCGCGTCCACGAGGTGAAGGCGCTCGCCGACCACGTACGCGAGGTCTACCCCGACCTGATCATCGGCCACCACGTCGAGACGGGCACGAGCACGCCCGGCATCCTGGTCGAGGCGAGCGCCCACACCGACCTGCTCGTCATGGGCAGCGAACACCGTGCCCTGGGCGTGGGCCCCTCCCTCGGGCGGGTCGCGCACACGCTGCTCCACCACTCCCACTGCCCGGTGGAGATCATCCCGCCGGCCTTCGTCGCGCGGGACGCGGAGACGTGA
- a CDS encoding Hsp20/alpha crystallin family protein: MSGAKAERRHSLFPDFNDWFNREFPGLPGWRPATAAHSIPVEVTSGEGGYVLRAELPGMDPDKDIAITVDDNLITVSAEHAESEEDKDHSEFRYGSFRRTVRLPARIPADDVEASYKDGILTVRVPMPAEETPAVRTVPVKRIGPAPGGEAS, from the coding sequence ATGAGCGGAGCCAAGGCGGAACGCAGGCACAGCCTGTTCCCCGACTTCAACGACTGGTTCAACAGGGAGTTCCCCGGACTGCCCGGATGGCGCCCCGCCACCGCCGCCCACTCCATCCCGGTCGAGGTGACCAGCGGCGAGGGCGGATACGTCCTGCGGGCCGAACTGCCCGGAATGGACCCCGACAAGGACATCGCCATCACGGTCGACGACAACCTCATCACCGTGAGCGCGGAGCACGCCGAGAGCGAGGAGGACAAGGACCACTCCGAGTTCCGCTACGGATCGTTCCGCAGGACCGTACGCCTGCCGGCCCGGATCCCGGCCGACGACGTCGAGGCCTCGTACAAGGACGGCATTCTCACCGTCCGTGTCCCGATGCCCGCCGAGGAGACGCCGGCCGTGCGGACCGTTCCGGTGAAGCGGATCGGCCCCGCCCCCGGGGGAGAGGCGTCATGA
- a CDS encoding universal stress protein, giving the protein MTAQVTVGLDGSPESLAAATWAAREAVLREVPLRLVRVEEWPNTPEVPIPYARTLLERAESLLGDTRERTRKEHPGLEVIIEQARGRASEELTAAANEADLMVLGSRGLGGILGFLIGSVSLAVVGSAHRPVVLVRAGTERQEAPPTGGIVAGVDIYHPCEPLLAFAFAEAARTGLALRFVHSWTLPATYGYAAVVDPGIGEELGYHLTGNLSDLLEPWRKTYPGVDVTAKAVVGSPAFQLVEASRNAQLMIVGRRRRKAPIGPHLGHVAHAVIHHSPAPVAVVPLEEVPLGGLDAESSR; this is encoded by the coding sequence ATGACAGCCCAGGTCACGGTCGGTCTGGACGGCTCGCCGGAGAGCCTCGCCGCGGCGACGTGGGCCGCGCGGGAGGCGGTCCTGCGCGAGGTGCCGCTCCGGCTGGTCCGTGTGGAGGAATGGCCGAACACTCCGGAAGTGCCCATCCCGTACGCGCGGACGCTGCTCGAGCGGGCCGAGAGCCTGCTGGGCGACACGAGGGAGCGGACGCGGAAGGAGCATCCGGGACTCGAGGTGATCATCGAGCAGGCCCGGGGCCGGGCGTCCGAGGAACTGACCGCGGCCGCGAACGAGGCGGATCTGATGGTGCTCGGCTCGCGGGGGCTCGGCGGGATCCTCGGATTTCTGATCGGCTCGGTCTCGCTCGCCGTCGTCGGCTCGGCGCACCGGCCGGTCGTGCTGGTGCGCGCCGGTACGGAACGCCAGGAGGCCCCTCCCACCGGCGGGATCGTGGCGGGCGTCGACATCTACCACCCGTGCGAGCCGCTGCTGGCCTTCGCGTTCGCCGAGGCCGCGCGCACGGGCCTGGCGCTGCGCTTCGTGCACAGCTGGACGCTGCCCGCCACGTACGGCTACGCCGCCGTCGTGGACCCGGGGATCGGCGAGGAGCTCGGATACCACCTCACGGGAAACCTGTCCGACCTGCTGGAGCCGTGGCGCAAGACGTATCCGGGCGTCGACGTCACCGCCAAGGCGGTCGTGGGATCGCCCGCGTTCCAGCTCGTGGAGGCGTCGAGGAACGCGCAGCTGATGATCGTGGGGCGCCGGCGGCGGAAGGCCCCGATCGGCCCGCATCTCGGCCATGTCGCGCACGCGGTCATCCACCACAGCCCCGCGCCGGTCGCCGTCGTCCCGCTTGAAGAGGTCCCGCTCGGGGGTCTGGACGCGGAGTCGAGCCGGTGA
- a CDS encoding ABC transporter permease subunit — protein MTTRWPLLWLALHRRRRMLTTLLIGMVVFEALIVVVTNTIPPGQLFSGGGRNPPSAYRAFSGSSGDVSIASYAGLLGAGLTHPFWIALQLTVIGSLAAAAVAADVESGRIELVMVRPVTRARLLAERTAALLIASAALTAAATLTVAAGVALSPEIHREVGLGGVFAAGLMGYGFVLCLIGPALAVSAAGRRRAQVLGAVVTIGAVGFAVNFIALAWSPAASLRYVSPFHYYTPGDALAQGAVLWPRLAVLVGVGAAGLVLAHLLLRRRDLAP, from the coding sequence GTGACCACCCGGTGGCCGCTCCTGTGGCTGGCCTTGCACCGCCGGCGGCGCATGCTCACCACCCTGCTGATCGGCATGGTGGTCTTCGAGGCGCTCATCGTCGTCGTGACGAACACGATCCCGCCCGGGCAGCTCTTCTCCGGCGGCGGCAGAAACCCGCCCTCGGCCTACCGGGCGTTCAGCGGATCCAGCGGGGACGTCTCGATCGCCAGCTACGCCGGGCTGCTCGGGGCGGGACTGACCCACCCCTTCTGGATCGCCCTGCAGCTCACGGTCATCGGTTCCCTGGCGGCCGCCGCCGTCGCCGCGGACGTGGAATCGGGCAGGATCGAGCTCGTCATGGTCCGGCCCGTCACCCGCGCCCGGCTCCTCGCCGAGCGCACCGCCGCACTCCTCATCGCCTCCGCCGCGCTGACCGCGGCCGCCACGCTGACCGTGGCGGCCGGTGTGGCGCTCTCCCCGGAGATCCACCGGGAGGTCGGCCTCGGCGGTGTGTTCGCGGCCGGACTCATGGGGTACGGCTTCGTCCTGTGCCTGATCGGACCGGCGCTCGCGGTGTCGGCGGCCGGCCGGCGACGCGCCCAGGTCCTCGGCGCGGTCGTCACGATCGGCGCGGTCGGGTTCGCCGTCAACTTCATCGCCCTCGCCTGGTCGCCGGCGGCGTCCCTGCGGTACGTCAGCCCGTTCCACTACTACACCCCGGGCGACGCCCTCGCGCAGGGCGCCGTCCTGTGGCCGCGCCTGGCGGTCCTGGTGGGCGTGGGCGCGGCCGGTCTCGTCCTGGCGCACCTGCTGCTCCGCCGCCGCGACCTGGCCCCCTGA
- a CDS encoding CBS domain-containing protein produces the protein MRHRSVADLMTPTAVSVVAGTTFKEIARLLDEFDITAVCVVDESNRPLGVVSEADLVRRRAAGTGPDTAGSLMSSPAVVARPEWSVVRAARVMERAKVKRLPVVDDDGRLVGVLSRSDLVQLFLRRDRAIQEEIVEDVVTQTLGLSPSALSVEVTDGRVTLSGTVRRRSLVPVILRLCNSVDGVVGVVDRLQYEDEDDDLTRK, from the coding sequence ATGAGGCACCGCAGCGTCGCGGATCTCATGACGCCCACGGCCGTCAGTGTCGTGGCGGGCACGACGTTCAAGGAGATCGCACGGCTCCTCGACGAGTTCGACATCACCGCGGTGTGCGTGGTGGACGAGTCGAACCGGCCGCTGGGCGTGGTCTCAGAGGCGGACCTGGTCCGCCGGCGCGCCGCCGGGACCGGCCCCGACACGGCGGGGTCGCTCATGTCGAGCCCGGCCGTCGTCGCCCGCCCGGAGTGGAGCGTGGTGCGGGCCGCCCGCGTCATGGAGCGGGCGAAGGTCAAGCGCCTGCCCGTCGTCGACGACGACGGCCGGCTCGTCGGCGTGCTCAGCCGCAGCGACCTCGTCCAGCTCTTCCTCCGCCGCGACCGGGCCATCCAGGAGGAGATCGTCGAGGACGTGGTCACCCAGACCCTGGGGCTCAGCCCCTCGGCCCTCTCGGTGGAGGTCACGGACGGCCGGGTCACCCTCAGCGGCACGGTCCGGCGCCGCAGCCTCGTACCGGTGATCCTCAGGCTCTGCAACAGCGTCGACGGCGTCGTGGGGGTCGTCGACCGGCTCCAGTACGAAGACGAAGACGACGACCTGACGAGGAAGTGA
- a CDS encoding universal stress protein, translated as MNDILLGVDPREQSVPALVWAVDEAVRRGLRLRMVVAVPPGHEGLRYDALAHRSALRMQAESALANAEDLARELQSGLRIATELRAGAPAPVLRDMAARAALVVVGSRRLGRAAEILSESSVALPLTAGADCPVVVVRAPEHTAVHPPTLVVGVDGSESCRAAVAFAVDEASLREARLRAVWVWPRPVLSHDDVAEGLADRRRLLAEAMAGRAERYPDVEIAEEVLRGHPVEQLALASQDSLALIVGRRGRGGYTGMRLGSTVHGLLHRATCPVITVPVPERDRSGSEDRSDMARARRSQRHSEPHGEPHSGSHTGTHTGTR; from the coding sequence GTGAACGACATCCTGCTCGGCGTCGACCCCCGGGAGCAGTCCGTCCCCGCTCTCGTCTGGGCCGTCGACGAAGCCGTACGAAGGGGGCTGCGGCTGCGCATGGTCGTGGCCGTGCCACCCGGCCACGAAGGCCTGCGGTACGACGCGCTCGCCCACCGGAGCGCGCTGCGGATGCAGGCGGAGTCGGCCCTGGCCAACGCCGAGGACCTGGCCAGGGAACTGCAGAGCGGTCTGCGGATCGCGACGGAGCTCCGCGCCGGGGCGCCGGCGCCCGTGCTGCGGGACATGGCGGCGCGGGCGGCGCTCGTCGTCGTGGGCTCCCGCCGGCTGGGCAGGGCGGCCGAGATCCTCAGCGAGAGCTCGGTGGCCCTGCCTCTCACGGCGGGCGCCGACTGCCCCGTCGTCGTGGTCCGTGCCCCGGAGCACACCGCGGTCCACCCCCCGACCCTGGTCGTCGGAGTGGACGGCAGCGAGTCCTGCCGGGCAGCCGTCGCCTTCGCCGTGGACGAGGCGAGCCTGCGCGAGGCACGGCTGCGGGCCGTCTGGGTCTGGCCCCGTCCCGTCCTGAGCCATGACGACGTCGCCGAAGGACTGGCCGACCGCCGGCGGCTGCTCGCCGAGGCCATGGCGGGCCGGGCGGAGCGCTACCCCGACGTCGAGATCGCCGAAGAGGTCCTGCGGGGACATCCGGTCGAGCAACTCGCCCTGGCGTCCCAGGACTCCCTCGCCCTGATCGTCGGCCGCAGGGGCCGCGGCGGCTACACCGGCATGCGGCTCGGCTCGACGGTCCACGGTCTGCTGCACCGCGCCACCTGCCCGGTGATCACCGTTCCCGTGCCCGAACGCGACCGGAGCGGCAGCGAGGACCGCAGCGACATGGCACGGGCGCGGCGATCCCAGCGCCACAGCGAACCCCACGGCGAACCCCACAGCGGATCCCACACCGGAACGCACACCGGAACGAGGTGA